A stretch of Cytophagales bacterium DNA encodes these proteins:
- a CDS encoding 1-acyl-sn-glycerol-3-phosphate acyltransferase, producing the protein MLKALFKVLFNIGKWKLLAPAPKEAFKSVMIAAPHTSNWDFVYAISAMDQLGLDPKFTIKKEMNIPILGGMITNLGALWIDRKKAKAGGGWTKYMATLFPTDDSPLTVVVTPEGTRSKVEEWKLGFYYTALEANVPICCSFMDYEKKTCGIGMCFMPTGVLEDDMKTIMDFYKDFQGKFPENFSLDVRFR; encoded by the coding sequence ATGCTCAAAGCCCTTTTTAAGGTATTATTCAATATTGGCAAGTGGAAGTTACTCGCTCCTGCTCCCAAGGAAGCCTTCAAATCAGTGATGATTGCGGCCCCACATACCAGTAATTGGGACTTTGTATACGCCATTTCTGCCATGGATCAGTTGGGCCTGGATCCGAAATTCACGATCAAGAAGGAAATGAACATTCCTATCCTCGGCGGCATGATCACGAACCTAGGTGCTCTATGGATCGATCGCAAGAAAGCCAAGGCCGGAGGTGGCTGGACCAAATACATGGCGACACTCTTCCCAACAGATGACAGTCCACTTACCGTGGTGGTTACACCGGAGGGCACCCGATCAAAAGTGGAGGAATGGAAATTGGGCTTTTACTATACAGCACTAGAAGCCAATGTGCCCATCTGCTGCTCCTTCATGGACTATGAAAAGAAAACGTGTGGCATTGGTATGTGCTTCATGCCTACTGGGGTACTCGAAGATGACATGAAAACCATCATGGATTTCTACAAGGACTTTCAGGGTAAGTTCCCAGAGAATTTCAGCCTGGATGTGCGTTTCCGATAG
- a CDS encoding DUF4403 family protein: MHRTFLFLLIFISACTNNTEQHDRNSEAGNMELEHATSSLTFPLDFPISDLSKLINKSLPKVLLDDTLNIKKGYVTLKVEPIGKAMLASYSNNLDVSIPMKVTVGVQKKVLGMKLKKPIKVKLRADMNTKLAVDENWNLSATCRIQQIHWIEPPKVKVLGVAINLQKPVDKKLKAKAPVIEDAVCEAVQKLVPLKKQVNKIWGLLGNTHRVSKKPIDIWLTSQPSFLSAHFSKDVADTLRVIVHTESDLYITPEKGINSQRPPLPKNAQIALEDENKLDVKVDVFLPYDQVNEILRSKLDGKKFSYQGAAVQLTHFNVNTAREKLHLQFDVTGTVDAQINAYALPKLGPDHSLIIDEIEYDITSDNQLMNLAKWIADNRLTEFLVAHSTIPLSQVLDELDVKIMEALNDSKVGGKVNVDLAFSDISSYELVFSEEGLQWIFDVDGNAHAYLTEHLVK, from the coding sequence ATGCACCGGACCTTCCTTTTCCTTCTGATTTTCATCAGCGCTTGTACGAACAATACAGAACAACACGATAGGAATAGCGAAGCAGGCAACATGGAATTGGAGCATGCTACTTCCAGTCTTACGTTTCCGCTGGATTTCCCTATTTCTGACCTTTCTAAACTGATCAATAAATCCCTCCCAAAAGTCCTGCTGGACGATACGCTCAACATCAAGAAGGGTTATGTCACTTTGAAAGTCGAGCCGATCGGGAAAGCAATGTTGGCTTCCTACAGCAATAACCTTGACGTGTCGATCCCGATGAAGGTCACTGTGGGGGTACAGAAGAAAGTACTGGGTATGAAATTGAAGAAGCCCATCAAAGTCAAACTTCGGGCCGACATGAACACAAAACTGGCCGTGGATGAAAACTGGAACTTGAGCGCAACTTGTCGCATCCAACAAATCCATTGGATAGAGCCTCCAAAAGTGAAAGTATTAGGCGTGGCAATCAATCTGCAGAAACCGGTGGATAAAAAACTAAAAGCCAAGGCTCCGGTCATTGAGGACGCGGTTTGTGAGGCAGTGCAAAAGCTGGTGCCATTGAAAAAGCAAGTCAATAAAATATGGGGACTGCTCGGGAATACGCATCGCGTGAGTAAAAAGCCTATCGATATTTGGCTCACCAGTCAGCCCAGTTTTTTATCTGCACACTTTTCAAAAGATGTGGCTGATACCCTTCGCGTGATTGTCCATACTGAATCTGATCTTTACATTACTCCCGAAAAAGGAATCAACTCACAGAGGCCCCCACTACCTAAAAACGCACAAATAGCACTCGAAGACGAAAATAAGCTGGATGTGAAAGTGGATGTTTTTCTTCCGTACGACCAAGTCAATGAAATCCTCCGATCAAAACTGGATGGCAAGAAGTTTTCGTATCAGGGAGCAGCAGTACAGTTGACCCATTTCAATGTGAACACTGCCCGGGAAAAGCTACACCTCCAATTTGATGTGACTGGAACAGTGGATGCGCAGATCAATGCATACGCACTCCCCAAGTTGGGTCCGGATCATAGTCTCATCATTGATGAGATCGAATATGACATCACCAGCGATAATCAACTGATGAATTTGGCCAAATGGATTGCCGACAATCGGTTGACGGAATTTCTGGTAGCTCACTCGACTATCCCACTATCTCAGGTGCTCGATGAACTGGACGTCAAAATCATGGAAGCTTTGAATGATTCGAAAGTGGGTGGAAAAGTCAATGTGGATCTGGCATTCTCAGACATCTCTTCCTATGAGCTGGTTTTTTCTGAAGAAGGTCTACAATGGATCTTCGATGTGGATGGCAATGCCCATGCCTATCTGACGGAACATTTGGTTAAGTGA